A single window of Lutzomyia longipalpis isolate SR_M1_2022 chromosome 1, ASM2433408v1 DNA harbors:
- the LOC129786843 gene encoding adenylyltransferase and sulfurtransferase MOCS3, protein MAGMRELIKEMEEEITELRDKLAKSEEECKLISSVLDKPPEFPDKLSNNEIARYSRQVLVPGIGVEGQVKLRSSSALIVGAGGLGCPAALYLAAAGIGMIAAVDYDKVDLSNLHRQTLYSERDVGISKVFAMGRALDRIHSKLRFDAHNTEINSTNAMTIIEQYDIVLDATDNVATRYLLSDACVLAKKPLVSGSAIQFDGQLTVYNYKDGPCYRCIHTQPPNPDHVQNCGDSGVMGPVTGVIGSLMALEAIKVLLNLDGVLSKQLLVYDGFEARFRTLKLRGKIKDCASCSENPTITQLIDYEAFCGSKANDKDHSLKLLDESDRITVQEYRRIFKAKIPHVLVDVRSPNEIKICALKNTKNIPIDDINSQKIERIAEDLGKMNLPIYVVCRRGNDSQRAVKKLKEFIKGDNAPKDIIGGLHAWAKYIDRKFPVY, encoded by the coding sequence ATGGCTGGTATGCGTGAATTAATCAAAGAAATGGAGGAGGAAATAACTGAGCTGAGGGATAAGTTGGCCAAGAGTGAGGAGGAGTGTAAATTGATAAGCTCAGTATTGGATAAACCACCTGAATTCCCGGATAAGTTGTCGAACAATGAGATTGCACGTTACAGTCGGCAGGTTTTGGTTCCTGGCATTGGTGTTGAGGGGCAGGTGAAGCTACGGAGTTCTTCGGCACTCATTGTAGGTGCTGGGGGACTTGGATGTCCAGCTGCACTGTACCTAGCAGCAGCGGGGATTGGAATGATTGCTGCTGTGGACTACGATAAGGTTGATTTGAGTAATCTTCACCGGCAGACTCTCTACTCCGAGAGGGACGTTGGTATTAGCAAGGTTTTCGCCATGGGAAGGGCTCTCGATAGAATCCACTCAAAATTGCGCTTTGATGCTCATAATACTGAAATCAATAGCACGAATGCAATGACGATCATTGAACAATACGACATTGTCTTGGATGCAACAGATAACGTCGCTACGCGTTATTTGCTGAGTGATGCATGCGTTCTGGCAAAGAAGCCACTCGTCTCCGGGAGTGCCATTCAGTTTGATGGACAGCTGACGGTGTACAACTACAAGGATGGCCCATGCTACCGATGCATCCACACGCAGCCACCAAATCCGGATCATGTGCAGAATTGCGGTGATTCCGGCGTTATGGGTCCAGTAACTGGTGTTATTGGATCCCTCATGGCCCTTGAAGCTATAAAGGTTCTCCTCAATCTCGACGGAGTTCTATCGAAGCAATTGCTCGTCTACGATGGCTTTGAAGCACGTTTCCGGACACTGAAGCTTCGTGGAAAGATCAAAGATTGCGCTTCATGCTCTGAGAATCCCACCATAACTCAGCTCATTGATTATGAAGCATTCTGTGGATCTAAGGCAAATGACAAAGACCACAGTTTGAAGCTTTTGGATGAATCTGACAGGATTACTGTGCAGGAATACAGGAGGattttcaaagcaaaaattcCGCATGTGCTCGTGGATGTTCGTTCACCGAATGAGATAAAGATTTGTGCCCTAAAAAACACCAAGAACATTCCCATTGATGACATAAATAGTCAGAAGATTGAGAGAATTGCCGAGGATCTGGGCAAGATGAACCTTCCCATCTATGTGGTGTGTCGTCGTGGAAATGACTCCCAGAGGGCCGTTAAGAAGCTCAAGGAATTCATAAAGGGCGACAATGCCCCCAAGGACATCATCGGTGGTCTTCATGCCTGGGCAAAGTACATCGATCGCAAATTCCCCGTCTACTAG
- the LOC129786844 gene encoding uncharacterized protein LOC129786844, whose product MTTQMPRRRSVLQELSATSDNLYLDDSLLDSPNSNLSRSFASPVPSPDEIVIRQRGRRSISITWSPGQEKTNGKKASPLKTPTKNMSQMVLRSSPRKRLLMSDGKSSVCPRMIVEDTKKLRIEEKSMAQINTQIPLATYLKGYSQEQLASIIQKLVRDNASLEKAIRSELPVPDIKPFESQLIFIKKSIYRSLPSSRLVKKNDSVAYSRASLHLTAFKKAIADQATLLSQSQHFDALMDYILMAWPIVRSTPIWENHTHNSIRRHCFKLLAFHCKTSLQEAGEHLGEDRLSQLSSQINEMISECENMTACLSTLEYLTKVSE is encoded by the exons ATGACAACTCAGATGCCGCGGCGACGTTCCGTTTTGCAGGAACTCTCAGCAACATCGGACAATCTCTACCTGGACGACTCACTCCTGGACAGCCCCAATAGCAATTTATCCCGCAGCTTTGCCTCCCCTGTGCCATCCCCGGATGAAATTGTTATCCGGCAGCGTGGACGGCGAAGTATTTCGATTACATGGTCGCCGGGGCAGGAGAAAACTAACGGGAAGAAGGCATCACCACTGAAGACACCCACGAAGAATATGTCCCAGATGGTGCTGCGGAGTTCACCGCGAAAGAGGCTACTCATGTCCGATGGGAAATCCAGCGTATGCCCAAGGATGATTGTTGAGGACACAAAGAAGCTACGAATTGAGGAGAAATCCATGGCACAAATCAACACACAGATACCCCTGGCGACATATCTCAAAGGCTACAGTCAGGAACAACTGGCTAGCATCATACAGAAGCTCGTTCGGGACAATGCTTCCCTCGAAAAGGCTATTCGCAGTGAACTTCCGGTTCCAGACATTaa ACCTTTCGAGAGCCAGCTGATCTTCATCAAGAAGAGCATCTACCGCAGCCTTCCGTCTTCGCGATTGGTGAAGAAGAACGACAGTGTGGCCTATTCCAGGGCATCCCTCCACTTGACTGCCTTCAAGAAAGCCATTGCCGATCAAGCCACACTTCTCAGCCAATCGCAGCACTTTGACGCCCTCATGGACTACATCCTCATGGCATGGCCCATTGTAAGGAGCACCCCCATTTGGGAAAATCACACCCACAACTCCATACGCCGGCACTGCTTCAAACTACTCGCCTTCCACTGCAAGACATCCCTTCAGGAGGCGGGGGAGCACCTTGGCGAGGATCGCCTCAGCCAGCTCTCGTCACAGATAAATGAGATGATCAGCGAATGCGAAAATATGACTGCGTGCCTCTCAACTTTGGAATACCTCACCAAAGTTTCCGAATAG
- the LOC129786842 gene encoding pre-mRNA-processing factor 6, translating to MATIPASALANRNKKHFLGVPAPLGYVAGVGRGATGFTTRSDIGPARDANDVSDDRHAPPAAKRKKKEEEEEDDEDLNDSNYDEFTGYSGSLFSKDPYDKDDAEADAIYESIDKRMDEKRKEYREKRLKVDLEKYRQERPKIQQQFSDLKRNLVTVTEDEWQMIPEVGDSRNRKQRNPRAEKFTPLPDSILSRNMGGESSTTLDPRSGLASMVPGINTPGMLTPTGDLDLRKIGQARNTLMNVKLSQVSDSVAGQTVVDPKGYLTDLQSMIPTYGGDINDIKKARLLLKSVRETNPNHPPAWIASARLEEVTGKIQMARNLIMRGCEMNPQSEDLWLEAARLQPADTAKAVIAQAARHIPTSVRIWIKASDLEDELKAKRRVFRKALEHIPNSVRLWKAAVELENPDDARILLSRAVECCNTSVELWLALARLETYENARKVLNKARESIPTDKQIWTTAAKLEEANGNIHMVEKIIDRALVSLSANGVEINREQWFQEAIEAEKSNAVHCCQAIIKAIIGVGVEDEDRKQTWIDDADNCAKEGAYECARAVYAHALQEFPSKKSIWLRAAYFEKNHGTRESLETLLQKAVAHCPKSEILWLMGAKSKWLAGDVPAARGILSFAFQANPNSEDIWLAAVKLESENKEYERARRLLAKARASAPTPRVMMKSAKLEWALSKLDAALGLLEEAVKVFPDYPRLWMMKGQIEEQQKKLDAAAETYSLALKKCPTSIPLWLLLAKLEETRGALTKARSVLERGRLRNPKTPLLWLAAIRIEIRAGLKDMANTLMARALQECPTAGELWAEAIFLESRPQRKTKSVDALKKCEHDPHVLLAVSKLFWSEHKIQKCRDWFNRTVKIDADLGDAWAYFYKFEQQHGTEAQQEDVLQRCIAAEPKHGEEWCKVSKNIANWCYKVQDILLAVAKELKCPN from the exons ATGGCTACAATTCCGGCATCTGCTTTGGCTAACAGGAACAAGAAACATTTCCTGGGTGTTCCTGCACCATTAGGCTATGTGGCTGGAGTTGGTAGAGG AGCTACAGGATTCACAACGAGATCAGATATTGGTCCTGCCAGGGATGCTAATGATGTTTC GGACGATCGACATGCCCCACCAGCAGccaagaggaagaagaaagaggaagaagaggAGGATGATGAGGATCTCAATGATTCCAATTACGATGAATTCACAGGCTATAGTGGCTCTCTCTTCTCCAAA gaTCCCTACGATAAGGATGACGCCGAAGCAGATGCCATTTATGAATCAATCGATAAGAGAATGGATGAGAAGCGCAAAGAGTACAGAGAGAAACGCCTAAAGGTGGATTTGGAGAAGTATCGTCAGGAACGACCGAAGATTCAGCAACAGTTTTCGGATTTGAAGAGGAATCTGGTCACCGTGACAGAGGATGAATGGCAGATGATCCCTGAAGTGGGTGATAGTCGCAACAGGAAGCAACGGAATCCACGAGCGGAGAAGTTTACACCACTTCCGGATAGTATTTTGTCCCGGAATATGGGCGGAGAATCATCCACAACACTAGATCCCCGTTCCGGATTGGCTTCAATGGTTCCGGGAATTAATACTCCGGGAATGCTGACACCCACCGGAGATTTGGATTTGCGGAAAATTGGCCAGGCTAGGAATACGCTGATGAATGTGAAGCTTTCTCAGGTGTCGGATTCCGTGGCTGGACAAACGGTTGTGGATCCCAAAGGATATTTGACTGATTTGCAAAGCATGATCCCCACGTATGGGGGTGATATAAATGACATTAAGAAAGCCCGACTGCTGCTAAAGAGTGTCCGGGAGACAAATCCCAATCATCCCCCAGCGTGGATTGCTAGTGCACGCCTCGAGGAAGTCACGGGGAAGATTCAAATGGCCCGAAATCTCATTATGCGCGGATGTGAGATGAATCCACAGAGTGAGGATCTCTGGCTCGAAGCTGCACGTCTTCAGCCGGCTGATACGGCAAAGGCTGTCATTGCTCAGGCTGCCAGGCACATTCCCACCTCTGTCCGGATCTGGATTAAGGCGTCAGATCTCGAGGATGAGCTCAAGGCAAAACGTCGGGTATTCCGGAAGGCTCTGGAACACATTCCCAACTCTGTGCGTCTCTGGAAGGCTGCTGTGGAGCTGGAGAATCCTGATGATGCTCGGATTTTGCTCTCCCGAGCAGTTGAATGTTGCAACACAAGTGTGGAACTCTGGTTAGCTCTGGCACGTCTTGAGACGTATGAGAATGCCCGGAAGGTGCTGAATAAGGCACGTGAGAGTATTCCCACGGATAAACAAATCTGGACGACAGCTGCAAAGCTCGAAGAGGCCAATGGGAACATCCACATGGTGGAGAAGATCATTGACAGGGCCCTCGTGTCGCTGAGTGCAAATGGGGTGGAGATTAACAGGGAACAGTGGTTCCAGGAAGCAATTGAAGCGGAGAAATCCAATGCTGTGCATTGCTGTCAGGCCATTATAAAGGCAATCATTGGCGTTGGCGTGGAGGATGAGGATAGGAAGCAAACGTGGATTGATGATGCTGACAATTGCGCCAAGGAGGGTGCTTATGAGTGCGCTAGAGCCGTCTATGCTCATGCTCTGCAGGAATTCCCATCGAAGAAGAGTATCTGGCTTCGTGCGGCGTACTTTGAGAAGAATCACGGCACAAGGGAGAGCTTGGAGACACTCCTGCAGAAAGCCGTGGCTCATTGTCCCAAATCGGAGATTCTCTGGCTCATGGGGGCAAAGTCCAAATGGCTTGCTGGTGACGTTCCAGCTGCCCGGGGGATCCTCTCCTTTGCCTTCCAGGCAAATCCCAATTCTGAGGATATCTGGCTGGCAGCTGTGAAGCTGGAATCGGAGAATAAGGAATACGAACGAGCAAGGCGTCTCCTGGCCAAGGCGAGAGCTTCTGCCCCCACACCGCGTGTCATGATGAAGTCTGCTAAGCTCGAATGGGCGCTGAGTAAGCTCGATGCAGCCCTCGGGCTACTGGAGGAAGCTGTGAAAGTCTTCCCGGACTACCCACGGCTATGGATGATGAAGGGACAAATTGAGGAGCAGCAGAAGAAGTTGGATGCAGCAGCAGAAACTTACTCTCTCGCCCTGAAAAAGTGCCCCACGTCCATCCCATTGTGGCTCCTCCTTGCAAAGCTAGAAGAGACGCGTGGAGCCCTGACAAAGGCTCGCTCAGTGCTGGAGAGAGGGCGTCTGAGGAATCCCAAGACTCCCCTTCTCTGGCTTGCAGCTATTCGTATTGAAATTCGCGCAGGGCTCAAAGATATGGCCAATACATTGATGGCACGTGCACTGCAGGAATGCCCAACAGCTGGAGAATTGTGGGCTGAAGCAATCTTCCTCGAGAGTCGTCCGCAGCGGAAAACAAAGTCAGTCGATGCGCTCAAGAAATGCGAACATGATCCCCATGTTTTGCTGGCCGTGTCGAAGCTCTTCTGGTCAGAACACAAAATCCAGAAGTGTCGCGATTGGTTCAATCGCACCGTGAAGATTGACGCTGATTTGGGAGATGCGTGGGCGTACTTTTACAAATTCGAACAGCAACACGGTACGGAGGCGCAACAGGAGGATGTGCTGCAGAGGTGCATCGCAGCTGAACCCAAACATGGCGAGGAGTGGTGCAAAGTCAGCAAGAACATTGCCAACTGGTGTTACAAAGTCCAGGACATTCTGCTGGCCGTTGCGAAGGAATTAAAATGTCCCAACTag
- the LOC129786869 gene encoding uncharacterized protein LOC129786869, protein MDMTITLCFSLVLLGNSVAHDASATSTIPSTIPSNKVPPLLFPEDDSQYRIIKQNETAIQHILQITSKDDVIREIPLTEGQPTTVEMINTTTKVDEPPTTTAAATTTAKPEVPPMNSQEDEPSHEESEEETEEDDSIYYDDDDTPDTTSNDPKEQVEKIQSDGKYKTSQELEEQFNRNNEEENKKSPEIVDIVVDYPNQMDHTHIVAIVAVVTIAILAFAVYFGLIYWRYHLQKIYGSRQRLVTEDDWYHNDSRDFEI, encoded by the exons ATGGACATGACAATTACTCTTTGTTTTAGTTTAGTTCTTCTCGGGAATTCCG TGGCGCATGACGCATCGGCAACATCAACAATACCATCCACAATACCATCCAATAAAGTTCCTCCGCTCCTATTCCCCGAAGATGATTCCCAGTATAGGATAATTAAGCAAAATGAAACTGCAATACAGCACATACTGCAAATTACGAGTAAGGATGATGTCATACGGGAG ATACCATTAACAGAAGGTCAACCCACCACTGTGGAGATGATCAATACAACAACAAAGGTGGATGAGCCACCAACAACCACAGCAGCCGCAACAACAACAGCAAAGCCTGAAGTGCCACCAATGAATTCCCAGGAGGATGAACCTTCCCATGAGGAGTCTGAGGAGGAAACTGAGGAAGATGATTCAATTTATTACGATGATGATGATACGCCTGATACTACGTCTAATGATCCAAAGGAGCAAGTTGAGAAGATTCAGAGTGATGGGAAATACAAGACATCTCAAGAGCTTGAGGAGCAATTCAACAG GAACAATGAGGAGGAGAATAAGAAGTCACCGGAAATCGTCGATATTGTGGTTGATTACCCAAACCAAATGGATCATACTCATATTGTGGCAATCGTAGCTGTTGTCACAATAGCTATTTTGGCATTTGCTGTCTATTTTGGACTCATTTACTGGAGATACCATCTACA aaagaTATACGGCTCACGACAACGCCTCGTCACTGAAGATGATTGGTATCACAATGATTCCAGGGATTtcgaaatttaa
- the LOC129786868 gene encoding putative nuclease HARBI1 — MSLTKEKFSCLKGEINYLVQNERRTLTPWRKYFLKSLNVIKEWKSMEMWMNGMMQETKSFMMGQVANELSNYAVFEGKKILLAFLLKYQHDERPPRGSFFPAEVEAVKEIVKIVKEYEGICYEDGQILPGARCKRDYAGVVVELRANDVKFRKWTGMSQSQFNILLEDIEQDLEDIEMGATALPGDFKLLLTLKHLVLGHSVRKIHRDYLPLDYSTTADLLYNTLRIIVEQSADYMSSTDTAQEQLNAMYLKHRLPNCKGFIGCKHVMIKEPRYRPEEYLNYRNSHSVLLRLTCDAHGNFIHATIGQEIQLEDDEEEIAQLKGEFPLHWVGDGSYEATERIITPYRRINLTEQEQNYNMQLTLGLNVLERSLAAIVNRFRAMQGKVNAYPTEGGLREGHADLIIKATIVLHNFINHTADRDTPRVSTAMPPNSAIFDQAPNTKTSSASRDAQELRDSLRDYFWDTKPLL; from the coding sequence atgtctctGACCAAAGAGAAGTTTAGTTGTCTTAAAGGAGAGATTAACTACTTAGTGCAGAACGAACGAAGAACTTTAACACCgtggagaaaatatttcttaaaatctCTGAATGTTATCAAAGAATGGAAATCAATGGAAATGTGGATGAATGGGATGATGCAGGAGACAAAGAGCTTCATGATGGGACAAGTAGCCAATGAATTGTCGAATTATGCTGTATTTGAGGGTAAGAAAATCCTCCTGGCATTCCTGCTGAAGTATCAACATGATGAACGCCCTCCACGTGGCAGCTTCTTTCCCGCTGAAGTTGAGGCTGTGAAGGAGATTGTGAAGATTGTCAAAGAATACGAAGGAATTTGCTATGAAGATGGACAAATTCTTCCTGGTGCAAGATGCAAGAGAGACTATGCAGGTGTTGTTGTGGAACTTCGAGCGAATGATGTAAAATTCCGGAAATGGACAGGAATGTCACAGAGTCAGTTTAATATTCTCCTTGAAGACATTGAGCAAGATCTGGAGGACATTGAAATGGGTGCAACTGCCCTTCCGGGTGACTTTAAACTCTTGCTCACGCTGAAGCATCTTGTTCTTGGGCATTCAGTGAGGAAAATCCACAGAGACTACCTCCCGTTGGACTATTCGACTACAGCTGATCTCCTCTACAACACTTTGCGTATCATTGTGGAGCAGAGTGCGGATTACATGTCAAGCACGGACACAGCGCAGGAACAACTAAATGCAATGTACCTGAAACATCGATTGCCCAATTGCAAGGGATTCATTGGGTGTAAGCATGTGATGATCAAGGAGCCAAGATATCGCCCCGAAGAGTACCTGAACTACCGGAATTCTCACTCTGTCCTCCTCAGGCTAACATGTGATGctcatggaaattttattcatgcCACAATTGGCCAGGAAATTCAATTGGAGGATGATGAAGAGGAGATTGCGCAATTGAAGGGAGAATTTCCACTCCACTGGGTTGGTGATGGATCCTACGAAGCCACAGAGCGCATAATAACCCCATATAGGAGAATAAATCTCACGGAACAAGAGCAAAATTACAACATGCAGCTCACATTGGGACTCAATGTTTTGGAGAGATCGCTCGCGGCGATTGTCAATCGCTTCAGAGCAATGCAGGGAAAAGTTAATGCTTACCCAACTGAGGGTGGTCTCCGGGAGGGACATGCCGATCTTATCATCAAGGCAACCATTGTACTTCACAATTTCATTAATCACACCGCAGACCGTGATACCCCCAGGGTGTCCACGGCCATGCCCCCAAATTCTGCAATTTTCGATCAAGCCCCAAACACAAAGACGTCCTCCGCTTCAAGGGATGCACAGGAGCTGAGGGATTCCCTCAGAGATTACTTCTGGGACACAAAGCCATTGCTATAA